Proteins co-encoded in one Nostoc sp. C052 genomic window:
- a CDS encoding restriction endonuclease, whose amino-acid sequence MHNSRKRCIEYASQVLLELRSITQLAKLPVVIATLRRISPYVFEELVLTCCFEQGWQIQRNFRYTGDGGIDGRVLILGKLYVIQVKRYADYISPEHIKDFLSCIESERASGGFFVHTGITGQLSKQLIRDSDEIILVSGQKLVNFVLGKQLKIIGITIPVKSVNSE is encoded by the coding sequence TTGCATAATAGCCGGAAGCGCTGTATTGAGTACGCTAGTCAAGTATTACTTGAGCTTCGTAGCATAACTCAATTAGCCAAATTGCCAGTAGTAATTGCCACACTACGCAGGATATCACCTTACGTTTTTGAAGAATTAGTACTCACTTGCTGCTTTGAACAGGGCTGGCAAATCCAACGCAACTTTCGGTACACCGGTGACGGCGGGATAGATGGTCGCGTGTTGATTTTGGGAAAGCTCTATGTAATCCAGGTTAAACGTTACGCTGATTACATTAGCCCAGAACACATCAAAGATTTCCTGTCCTGTATTGAAAGTGAAAGAGCTAGTGGTGGATTCTTCGTGCATACTGGCATAACTGGACAGTTATCAAAACAGTTGATCCGTGACTCTGATGAAATCATCTTAGTGAGCGGTCAGAAACTGGTAAACTTTGTTTTAGGTAAGCAGTTGAAGATAATAGGGATAACAATACCAGTTAAATCAGTGAATAGTGAATAG
- a CDS encoding four helix bundle protein — protein sequence MSEINDFKDLKIWQKGIDIAEKCYFLTKLFPKDELYGMVQQIRRSAASIPANIAEGYGRRSTAEYIRFLNIAQGSLNELETHIILSQRVGLCSQTDIESIIFLLREESRMIIALIKKLQQ from the coding sequence ATGTCAGAAATTAATGATTTTAAAGACTTAAAGATTTGGCAAAAAGGGATAGATATAGCTGAGAAATGCTATTTTTTGACCAAACTCTTTCCTAAAGATGAGTTGTATGGAATGGTACAACAAATCAGAAGGTCTGCGGCATCTATTCCAGCTAACATAGCAGAAGGCTATGGAAGAAGATCAACGGCTGAGTATATAAGATTTCTTAACATTGCCCAAGGTTCACTTAACGAATTAGAAACACATATTATTTTATCTCAGAGAGTAGGATTATGTAGCCAAACTGACATAGAATCAATTATCTTTTTACTACGAGAAGAGAGCCGGATGATTATTGCTCTTATTAAAAAGCTACAACAATAA
- a CDS encoding type IV secretory system conjugative DNA transfer family protein — MTRTTSQSVNPNQLLPPGIESVLISPGGVGLLACGAVIVVAKYIDAKVGTSKLATARWGGTREKTAARKLACKQINSRKHNQVSLYVGTPKNTKTEIVNGIRKTQIPLDAKTLYFPEAQRGILVCGGPGSGKSFSMINPMIRSAIDQGFPLVLYDFKYSEQESATSTSKGQAPILAGYAALRGYEVTVLAPGFAESAVANPIDFLRNNEDSEMARQLAITLNRNFQLGEKNSGNNFFTNAGDQLVQAVFMLAKGTEYPDIMMCQAILGLPKLVKRIEQAAELNFMVREAFAQFVSVAGSPETAASIVGTASGLFSRFMVKSALAAFCGKTNIPLDLKGRQMVVFGMNKEKRDVIAPLLVSILHLLVSRNVANKRTCPLVLGIDELPTLYLPALVDWLNQNREDGLVSILGLQNLSMLIESYGENTTNAIFGGCATKAFFNPQDDVAAERFSKFLGEEEIKYKQRSRSSSGKGGASISNSDQNSTRKLFDVNQFNTLPSGKAVIISPGFRSRGQISLPILQSIKIPQHEIQSEADSVKAWYEFQKFLSKKSTLLTPADEEMKIRRAEALKLLPLIETQEQLSEYASLI; from the coding sequence ATGACAAGAACTACTTCTCAATCCGTTAACCCAAATCAATTACTGCCACCAGGGATTGAATCGGTGTTGATTTCGCCAGGCGGAGTAGGATTACTCGCCTGTGGTGCAGTGATTGTGGTAGCCAAATATATTGATGCTAAAGTCGGAACGTCTAAACTAGCCACGGCAAGATGGGGGGGAACGAGAGAGAAAACAGCAGCCCGAAAACTAGCGTGTAAACAAATCAATAGCCGCAAACATAACCAAGTATCTTTATATGTTGGCACTCCCAAGAATACAAAAACTGAAATTGTCAATGGCATAAGAAAAACCCAAATTCCTCTTGATGCCAAAACCCTTTACTTCCCAGAAGCGCAACGGGGAATTTTAGTTTGTGGTGGGCCAGGGAGCGGAAAGTCATTTTCAATGATTAATCCGATGATTCGTTCGGCAATAGATCAGGGATTCCCCTTGGTACTTTATGATTTTAAGTACAGTGAGCAAGAATCAGCTACATCTACATCTAAGGGACAAGCCCCAATACTGGCAGGATATGCTGCTTTGCGAGGTTATGAAGTTACTGTATTAGCTCCAGGTTTTGCGGAATCTGCGGTTGCCAACCCCATAGACTTTCTTCGTAATAATGAAGACTCGGAAATGGCGCGACAGTTGGCGATTACACTCAATCGTAACTTTCAACTTGGAGAAAAGAATTCTGGAAATAACTTCTTTACCAATGCTGGAGATCAGTTGGTGCAAGCTGTTTTCATGCTGGCAAAAGGAACGGAGTACCCAGATATCATGATGTGCCAAGCAATCCTGGGGTTGCCAAAGTTAGTTAAGCGCATTGAGCAAGCTGCCGAACTAAACTTCATGGTTAGAGAAGCTTTCGCACAGTTTGTATCTGTTGCGGGTTCCCCAGAAACAGCAGCTAGTATTGTGGGTACAGCTAGCGGATTGTTCAGCCGCTTCATGGTTAAGTCGGCATTAGCAGCGTTCTGTGGAAAAACCAATATTCCTTTGGATTTGAAGGGGCGGCAGATGGTGGTATTCGGGATGAATAAAGAAAAGCGTGATGTAATTGCGCCTTTGCTAGTCTCGATTCTGCATCTATTAGTTAGCCGGAATGTAGCTAACAAACGTACTTGTCCTTTGGTATTAGGGATTGACGAGTTGCCTACTCTTTATTTACCAGCACTGGTTGATTGGCTCAATCAGAATCGGGAAGATGGATTGGTATCAATACTGGGATTACAAAATCTCTCAATGCTGATTGAATCCTATGGTGAAAACACAACTAATGCAATATTTGGTGGTTGTGCGACCAAAGCATTCTTTAACCCCCAAGATGATGTCGCCGCCGAACGATTTAGTAAGTTTTTGGGTGAGGAAGAAATTAAATACAAGCAACGTTCTCGCTCATCATCCGGCAAGGGTGGTGCAAGCATTTCTAATTCAGACCAAAACAGTACTCGCAAGTTATTTGATGTCAATCAATTTAACACCTTACCATCGGGAAAAGCAGTAATTATTAGTCCTGGTTTTCGTTCTCGTGGTCAAATAAGTTTGCCAATATTGCAATCAATTAAAATTCCTCAACATGAAATCCAATCGGAAGCTGACAGTGTGAAAGCTTGGTACGAGTTTCAAAAGTTCTTATCTAAAAAGTCTACTCTCTTAACTCCAGCAGATGAAGAAATGAAAATTCGCCGAGCAGAGGCATTAAAATTGTTGCCTTTGATAGAAACTCAAGAGCAGCTATCAGAATATGCAAGTCTGATTTAG